The genomic interval AACATACTGCTGAAATTATTGAAGAACAAAAATTTCAACTTACTGGTTTAGTTAATAGTACACAGTTGGTGGAACTCGGTAATTTAATGGGTTTACAGTACATGATTACTGGAAATGTGAGATCAGATGGGGAAAACAGAACAGTTTCTCTCAAATTGTTATCGATTGAGAAGGGAAGTTATACAAAATCCGCCAGTGAGACTGAAAGAATAAGAGTTTATTATTATAAGCCAAATGGAGAGCAGCATCCTTATCGACATTTCTTAGAGAATAATGCCGACAAGGTTATGGATAGCCTGCTTAAAATATATTCTGCAGAAGAGGTAAAACCATGGGCACCGACGCCCTTGAGTCACCCATTCAACAAAGAAACAGGAACACTTACTGATTCGCGTGATGGTAAAGTGTATAAGACGACAACCATTGGTGAACAAACCTGGATGGCTGAAAATTTGAATTTTAAAATGGAAGAGGGTATTAGAGGAACACGCTACTATGCGCCCAAATGGAATGGCAGGTATTATACTTGGGAAGCAGCTCAAAAAGCTTGCCCTGACGGTTGGCATGTACCCTCCAAAGAAGAATTTCAAGAACTGTTCAATTTTATTAGTGATGAATATGGTCCCATGCCCACTTCTGACATCGCCTGGTATCTCAAATCACAAGAACGCTGGGAAAAAGGCAAAACTGGCACAGATGTTTTCGGTTTTAATGCCATTCCCTCAGGCTATCAAAAGGACGGCGACTGGAACCATTTAGATGAAGCGGCCTATTATTGGACTGCTAACAGCGAGGGTGAAAATGACTATGTATATTCCACGATGTATTATAGTTATTCCTCAAATAGGTTTTCATATGGTTCAACAATGGTAGATCCCTATTCCATAGGGAAAATGGCCAAAAAGTTTTTTGTAAATTTTTGGGAGTTGGCTCAAGGACACAGATGGAGTAGAGTCAGACGACATGAACACATTTATTACTGCTCTGTTCGGTGTGTCAAAGACTAAGCTTCATCACCAGGCGCTTCTTTCAAAACTGGACATTTTTTGGACACTCGTCCCTGTAACTGCCTGATACATAGAACAAAGCAAGGTACTGAAAAGCCCAGCATCTGCCTGGCGTAGCTTGCAAAGCGAAGAAAGATTTTCGCGTTAGTTATTCAAGCAAACTGCCTTGCCGGCTTATCATTCTGAAGGGAATCATGAATAGAAATATCCTGAGTTTATGTGTTATTCTGGTCATGTCCATGACCATGAGTACAAACCTGATTGCAGCAACCAGAACCGTTGGAGCAAGCGGATACGATTACACCACAGTTACCGCCGCAATTTCTGCTGCAAGTAATGGTGATATTATTGATGTGTACGGTACGCTTACTGAATCAAATATTTCTGTTGGCAAAGATCTAACAATCCAGGGACAGGGAACGGAAACCACTATTATTCAGGCGCATGCTTCAGCAAAAACTGCCGATTATAGAGTTTTTACTGTTTTTTCAGGCCGCACGGTGACTATCAAGGAGATGACCATCCAGAATGGGTATGCCACAATTGCCGAGGAGGGTGATATAGTCGAAGGTGGTGGCATTAATAATTCCGGGACCTTAACGATCACAAATTGTGTTGTGAGCGACAATGCCAATGACGGTAGCGACGACGGTACCGATGCAGATGGTGGTGGAATTTATAACTCAGGGACACTCACAATTGAGAATTGTACTGTGAATGGAAATCATGCAGGAGATGGCAGAAACGGGGGTGGGATTTATAACTCAGGTACGCTTTCGCTTACGAACTGTACTGTTAATGGAAATGATTTTGGCGCAGAAAGCGACGGAAATGGTGGCGGTATCTATAACACCTCAACCCTTACAACGACCAACTGCACAATTAGTGGGAATAGTGCCGCGGATGGCGGTGGGATCTACAATACTTCATCGCTTACAATAACCAACTGCACCCTCAGTCAAAATATTGCAGGCATAGATGCTGGATCAGGTAATGGTGGTGGGATCTACAATAGTGCCGGTACCGTTTATATCAAAAACACCTTGCTTGCCGACAATTCCATTAATGAAGAATCAGCTGACGACTTTAAAAATATTACAGGAGCAACAGTCACCGACAATGGCTACAACATTGTGGAAGTCAGCGCTGGATATACCTTTAGTGCCACTGGAGATCTTACCGGAGAGCAAGCCAGCCTCAATCTCAATTCAACCCTTGCAGACAACACTACACTATTTGGTACAAAAACCCTCAAAACGACCAGCTCAAGCGTAGCAATCAATGCAGGGAGTAGTAGTGGTGCCAACAATGGCGTGGATCCACCAGCGCATGACCAGCGAGGTGCCAGCCGAAACGGATCGACAGATATTGGCGCCTATGAATATCATGCTGATGATGGTTCTTTTCCTGTAAAAGTCACCAGTCTTGCAGATGACGGTGGTAACGATTTAGTAACCCTGAGAGAAGCAATCAATGGTATCAGTGCTGGAGGTGAATTCACATTCACGGTTACCGGAACGATTACACTCACATCAGAATTAGCCATTAACAAAAATATGACGATCACCGGTCCTGGAGTAGATCAACTTTCTGTAGATGGTAACGATGCTTGCAGAGTATTTTTGATAGGTACATCCACCACGAATCCCAGTGTCACAATAAGCGATTTGACGATAACCAATGGCAACACTGCAACCGCAGCAAATAATGATGGTGCTGGAGTTTACAATTACAGTGACAGTTTAACGCTAGAAAACTGTACAATAAGTGAGAGTAGTGCTGATTATGGTGCTGGCATGTACAACAATGCCGAAGAAAATGCCGCCAGCCCCGTTCTGACCAACTGCACTATAAGCGGAAATACGGCTGCTGAAGATGGAGGAGGCATGTACAACTACTCTAGTTCTTCGAGTGCTGCTTCCAGTCCTTCCCTGACAAACTGCACAATAAGTGATAACAGTGCCGACAGCTTTGGCGGTGGGATGTTTAACTGTGGTTCCGACGCTACCTCCAGTCCAAACCTGACAAGATGTACGATAACAGGGAACAGTGCCGCTTCAGGAGGTGGGATGTACAACGATGGTAGTTCGGAGGGTGTCAGCAGCCCCAGCTTGACCAACTGCATTATTAGTGGAAATAGCGCCAGTGATGACGGTGGCGGGATGTACAACTGGGCGGAAGAGGAGGAACCCGAGGGAGACCCCGAACCAGGAGGACATGCTAGCCCAAGTCTGTCGAGCTGCACGATCAGTGGGAATAAAGCGGGTGCAAATGGTGGGGGTATGTACAACTATCAGTCCTACTCTGGTACTTCCAGCCCTGACCTGACCAATTGTATTTTGTGGGGGAATGCTGCTACTACTGCCGGGAATGAGGTCTATAATGATTCAGCTACACCAACTTATACCTACTGCGATATTGAAGGTAGTGGAGGTAGCGGCAGTTGGGAAAGTGCATTTGGCACAAATAGTGGTAACAATATCGATTCAGACCCAAAATTTGAGACTGAACCAAATCCGGCTCTCGCCCCCCAAGTAGTGGATGACAGCGATTTACTCCTCACCAATGGAAGCCCATGCCTGGGTACGGGGAGCGTCCCTGGATCTGCCCCATCTAATGATAGGGATACCCGTTCACGTCCATTGCCGGCAAGCGCTTCCTACGTGGATATGGGCGCTTATGAGCAATATGATACCGATGCATCTCTGCCAGTTACACTTTGTTGTTTCACTTGTGTAGTTAAGAACGAAAGTATTGTGCTCGAATGGCAAACCAGCGTTGAAATCGAGAATCAGGGCTTTATTATATCTCGTAGAACCAGCACAACTTCCTGGTTAGAAATAGCCTCCTTCACTGACAATGAAAAGCTCGAAGGACATAGGTCTACCACAACTTCTCATGACTATCGTTATTGTGATTCAGATGTAAAAGAAGGGGTCCACTATGCCTATATGCTGTCAGATATAGATTATAGGGGTACCCGACTTGACCATGATAATCTTATTCAGGAAATTACATTTGTGAATTCTGAGAAGTTGGTTCGACCAAATGCTTTTAAGCTCATCAGTATTTATCCTAACCCCTTTAATCCTAGTACAACGGTTAGCTACGAACTTCATGAAGCGACTAAGGTGCATTTATCTATTTATGGTATTACAGGCAAACTGGTAAAAACTTTGGCCGTGGGGAAGCAACCTGCTGGATATTATGATGTCCGATGGAATGGCCTGGATGATTCAGGGAATCATGTAGGTACAGGGGTATATTTCGCACGGCTTCAAGCAGGGGATTTCGGCCAGACGATTAAGATGCTGTACCTGAAATAGTATCAAATGATACCTCCGGTGTTGAGACAGTTAAGATACTGTCAATTTCCCTTGGTGTCATATGATACTAACTAACAATAACAGCATTTTTTAACCAACCAAAATCCGCTTGCCTGGCGTAGCTTGGAAAGTGTAGAAAACCAGTCATTTCTGACAACTTTTTATATATTTTATTGCCATAAGGAATCAGCTTTGTTTAAGGATAATAACCCAAGTACTCCGTGTTGTTTATAGAATTAAAATCAGGATGCATATACAATAAGTTGAATCTGTTAATCAGATTTTAGTATACGATGGATGGCATTCAGATCAATCGCTATTTCCAAAGGATATAATATGCAAAAAGAGATAACTAAAAGCGGTTCGTTTCTGGGTAACCGATGAAGATGGGCAGCTGGTTGAATTGGTAAAATTGATCGCTGGATAACAGAGAGGTCAGAAATGTTGAGAATCTATCTTTTGCTCGTATTTATGTTGATCAATAATACTACCGATTGTCAGTCGCTGAAGTGGGAAAACCACTCCGGCGGACAACTCGCCAACCATACCAGCCCAAATAGCATGTTCCCTCACCCCCAGCGGACAGCCGGACACACATACCGTGATAGTCTCTATCGTTTTGAGGAGCACTATAATGATTCCTCCATCGCTCTTTTCATTCCTTCAGGGTACAGGCAAACAAATTCTGTGGATCTGGTATTCTATTTCCATGGCTGGGGAAATAACATTGATAAGTCCATAGAAAAATTCCGCTTGCTGGAACAGTTTACAGCCAGTCGCAAGAATGCCATTTTCGTATTCCCTGAAGGTCCCAAAAACGCACCGGATTCTTTTGGGGGCAAACTGGAAGAAGCTGACATCTTCAAAGGGTTGGTTACTGAGATCTTGAATTTGCTTTTTCTTGAGGGCAAGATCACTTCCAAGGTTCCGGGTAAGATCGTCTTAGCTGGACACAGTGGGGCTTATCGGGTAATATCAACTATTCTGGATCGGGGTGGCTTGTCCGCTACTGTTCGGGAGGTATACCTGTTTGATGCTCTTTATGGCAACCTTGAAATGTATACTGTTTGGCTCAAACAATATGATGGCAGGTTGGTAAACATTATCACGCCAGATGGCGGAACATATGACAATAGCCTTGTTTTTCTGGAAGATCTGGCTGGCCTGGGTCTTCCTTTTCAAAAGTATATTAAAAATGAAATTTCTGTAGTAGAATTGACCAAAGCCAGAACCATTTCAGTCTTTACCACCCTGGGGCACAGTCAGGTAATCAATCCATTTTTTGAGTTATTGTTAAGTTCCAGTCAGTTAGGAGATATTGACCGACAGACCAGGGAGTAATGCCATCTTCAGAAATGCCGATGGAACGTCAGGTATTTCTCTGGGATCAGAGACGAAAGTAGGTGAATGCTGTCTTGGAAACAACCTCATCAATCTACTCTAGAATATGGGAGTTAAAACGATGGGATAAACCCAAATCTTTAATTGACAAACCAAGTTTTCTAAACAACCATCAAGGGAATTGGAAACTAAACGATATTTAGCTTACTTAATAATCAAAAAATAGAGCGAGTTATGCAGGAAGTTGATTTATACCCGCCCCTGAAAAAGTACCTGGTCAAACAGGGCTACCAGGTAAAAGGTGAAGTACAAAACTGTGATGTCGTTGCTATACGTGAGCCAAAATCAATTGTAGTCATCGAACTTAAATTAACGCTCAATCTAACGGTGCTGCTCCAGGCGGTAGATCGGATAAAGATCACAGACACAGTCTATATTGGCGTTCCCACGGGTCTTGCTGTCTTAAAAAAACAACGTAAAAAGATTGTTAAACTGATGCGAATGTTGGGTCTCGGACTGATCGTGATCGATCCAAAAGCCCGGGTCGGCAATGTTGATGTTCTTTGTGATCCCGGCGCGTACAGGCCCCGCCAGGTAAGTAAACAGACCAAGCGGCTTTTGGGAGAATTTCAGCAACGGGTCGGCGATCCAAATCCAGGCGGTAGCAACAGCCAGAGAGGGTTAATGACTGCTTATCGACAGAAGGCATTGTCCATAGCAGAATATTTAAGTCAACATGATGCAACCAAGGCTGCCGTTGTAGCACAATCATTGTCTGAGCCAAAAACCCGACTGATCCTGTACAATAATGTTTATGGTTGGTTTGATCGCCTGGGAAAGGGAGTTTATAACTTGTCACCTCGAGGAAAAGATGAGTTGCCCGATTGGCTGGCTCGCAACCGTTGATCTGCGATATTCAGGGCTCCACCCGCAGGATTTCCCCCGCTTCGATTTGTCTGAAAACATCATGCAGAAAAGCCACGTAGATCTCTTCCGTTTTCCGTTTCTCTGTATGAAATGGATAAACGGGCAGCAGCAGGGCTTCCACCCATTTTGTGGTGGTGGCGCTGCGTGTATAGGACTTCTTCAAGCGTCCTTCACTGTCAAAAACATCAACCGCAAGATAGTATTCCTGTGTATAGGGTATGGGTAGAAGTGTAAGCGAAAGCACTGACCCCAAGGTACCTAGAAAGTACTTACTAAAAGACTTCTCCTGGCGGAATTCCATGGTCATGCGCAGCTTATAGTTGGCCATGAGCGAATCTTTTAAAGCGATCCGTTTCGGGTCAGACATATCTGATGAAAATTCAGTATAGGCAGCATAGCGACGTAGATTTGATAGTTCGTGAGTTGCATCCAGCAGAATGTCATCATAGCCACCGAGTATCTGATGACGATTCTGAAGTTTTGGTATGGCATCCAGTCCTTTTGTCTGCACCAGATGTTTTGATATAAACAGCACATCCACTGGATCAGCACCAATGGTTTTCTTTTTTTCCAAACCGCTGTGACCCTCAATATCTGATCTGAAGGTGGCACATCCCGTGGTTAACAAAGCCACAGCTATCATCACGCTTAAGAACCTCACAGTTGTTTTCATAAATTCCTCCCAGTGATTTAACGGTTAGTGATCATGAATATCTAAATACTACCTCAAAGCTCACCCTTTATATCATTTTCAGTACAGTAAAAATGGAAAAGATGAAGGATATATGGAGAATTTGGAACTGAATATGGTATTAGTCCTCATTAGAATTCAGGCCTGGTTTAAGTAAGATGATGCCACTGGTCAATAGGGGACCAATAAACAGGATGATAACCATTCCTCTTCCTCTTTCCAGGGGGGTTGGTCCAATTATTTCGTAAAGTCCAAAAAAATAGAAAAAGAACAGGGCTGCAGCAATCAGGAGGCTTCCGGCAGCTTTTGGCCAGCGTCTCGCTATATAAGCCAGCAGAAAAAATGGTATGACAACCAGAGACTGCATAAACAAGGCCACCGGGCTCATTATATTACTCACTACTGTGAAGATCAGCCAAACGACACCAAAGGCCACCAGAGTTCCCCTAGCCGGATGCCAATCCATTTGATTCAGAAGTTTATTCAGCATGGTCTTCCTCCTTCAATGCAAACAATTCCTCCACCGAAGCACCCAAAACCTGGGATATCTGCAATGCCAATCCGACAGAGGGCGTGTAGCGCTTCCTTTCGATGGAGAGGATGGTTTGGCGTGTGGTTCCCACTCTTTCGGCCAGCTGTTCCTGAGTGAGACCACCGGCTTTTAAACGGAACAATTTCAACTGGTTATTTATATCGTACTTGGGTCGCATACTTGTGAATATACAATAAACTATACATTATGGAAAGTTTATTTTACATTTGATAATCTTTTTTTTACAATATGAAGATTTCTCTTATATTATTAGATGCGCATAACACGAACCATTCAGATCTCCAGGCTGTTTTGGGATATCAGTTTTCGATGAATTACCAATTCGGAATATTCAGCGGGTTGCTTTTCTCATCATTTCTGATTAGTCTGTCGGTCGCCATTTATTCCTTAAAACAGCGTCAGGTTAAAAGCGGCTTTTATTTGATGCTGTTAGCCGCCGCCATCGCTGAGTGGGCACTGGCAGGCTTCTTTGAAGCAGCAGCAACCCAACTTGCGCATAAAATTCTCTGGTCCCAGATCTCCTATCTCGGCATTGTATTCACTCCACCACTCTATCTTATCTTTGCTTTATCGTATGGTCAACACACACGCCTGATCACCAAACGGAATATCATTATCGCATCAATTATTCCAGTTTTATCGCTACTGATGGCCATCACGAATGATCTGCATCATTGGATCTGGATCAATGTATCGATCTCCACTGAAGGGAATATTGGGCTTTATGACCATGGATTCTGGTTCCTGATCCATATCGCCTATTCCTATACAATGATACTGGCCGGAATGATCATTATCATCAGGACCGTAAAACGGGGACCATCCCTTTTCCGCAGTCAAATGCTGATCATGATCCTTGGTGCAGCCCTGCCCTTATTGGCCAATTTTATCTATGTGTTTGGTGCAAACCCAATACCGGGGCTGGATTGGACACCCCTGGCCTTTGGCGTTTCCGGTCTACTCATGGGTATCGGGATCTTTCGCTACAATATCCTCAATACCATACCCATTGCTCGGAACATCCTGGTAGAAACTATGCATGATGGTGTTTTAGTGATCGATCCAAATGATCGGGTGTTGGATATCAATCCCAGTATGACCATGATCATTGATCGAACCTCGATCCAGGTTATTGGGGAACCTCTATCTGAGGTGCTTTCCGAATGGCCGGAGGCACTGGCCTGTATTAATGAGCATTTCGAGACCCAGACCAACATATCCAAGATCTCAACTGATCAACAAGAACACTATGACTTTCAAGTAACCAGAATTGTCAATTTAGATGGCAGTAATATTGGTCGTCTCGTGGTTTGTCGGGATAATACTGAAAAGATCACCGCTCAATTGGATCTGGCAGAGAGTCAGATCCGCCTGAAAACACTTTCAAATGCCGCCACAGAAGCCATTTTCATCTCAGAGAAAGGCATCTGTCTGGAGTTGAACCGAACTGCCGAGCGAATGTTCGGATACTCCCTGGCAGAAGCCATTGGCAAATCAAGTACAGATTGGATAATTCCTGAGCATCGTGACCGGTTTTTGGAAAATATACAATCAGGATTTGACGGTCCTTACGAGGTTACCGCACTGCGTAAAGACGGTTCTACTTTCCTGTCTGATGTTCGAGCCAAATTGATGCAGTACAAAGGGCGGAAAGTGCACATTACTATTCTCCGTGATATCACTGAGCGAAAACATGCAGAAGAACGAAAAGAGCAAGCTCTGCTTGAAGCCCACAGCGCCAACAAGGTAAAAGATCAGTTCATTGCGAATATTTCCCATGAGTTCCGCACGCCTCTCACCAGCATCAATGGCTTTATCAGTCACCTTAAGCATTCTCTCGAGAAAAAACTGGAACCGGAGGAATTGGATTCATTCATGTTTATCAACCAAAGCAGTGAGCGCCTGTTACAAACGGTTGATGAGATATTAAGCGTTTCCCAACTGGAAGCAGGATCACTGCAACTGACCCCCCGCTTGTTTCATCTGGGTCAGCTTATTCATTTGATCTGTGTTGAGTTGCGTCCTCAAGCACATGCAAAAGGGCTTGAAATTAATTGTTTAGATACGGTAGATGATGATAATATCTGGTTTGATGAGTACTCTACCAAACAGGCCATTCATAACATTATACAGAATGCAATTAAGTACACCGATGAAGGCAACGTTACTGTCAAACTTGATCGCGTGGACAAACAATTGATACTCACTATCTCGGATACAGGGATCGGCATTTCTGATGAATATCATGAACGTATATTTCAACCATTCAGCCAGGAAAGTGAGGGATTTACCAAGCGTTATCAGGGAATTGGACTGGGTCTGGCTCTGGCAAAGAGATTTCTGGATTTGAACCAGGTTCAACTCGAGGTGAAGAGTAAAAAAGGTGAGGGTTCAACCTTTAAGCTGACTTTCCCGGAAAATCTGGAATCCCACAGGTAAATCCAAATTAGTCTAGAATCTGATCAACCTTTTCGCGTCGTTGATCTTTAAGGGCGTGATGATTCCCAAAGTTTATCTAAAATTGATCGAGGACTTACGTGCTTAACAGCATTTCTATATATTAACACGATTTGTCACCGTTCAACGCTTGCAATAACAACATGTTAGTTATGCTATGATACATTCCTTTTCTGCACTATACTGCTGGTCGCATTAGAATCAGGTTCGAATAAATGCCCGGTAATATCGCAAACTACTTAGTGAGAGTGCCGTTCCGATAGTGTAATAACCTGGAGTCTTCAGAATCATGGGAATGAGACCGGATTGTCTCACATAAATCCCCATAGACATCATAATAATGATCAATACATAGCTGTGCCAAGCCTGGAACGCAAATACGGAGGCCTGCGCCTCCATTTCATCAATCCGCTGGATGTTCTTACTGACGATTCGGGTAAACCCGAACAGGGCAACCATAATTCCAGGTATAATTCCAGCCACGATGATTAACCAATGGGGTTCATAATGTAGATCCTGTAACCAGCGGGTGGCCAGGGAAATCAACATTAGTCCCACGCCGCTCCACATGATTCCGGAGACCAGCAAAAGGTATTTTTTAGGAACGGATAGGATAGATTTCATAACTCTGCCTGTAATTATGCCAATCTTACTTCAAACTTAGAACCAGCTAACCCACCCCTGATCCCCTGGACGGAACTATGATTACCTGAAGACTTCTGCTTGAATACTTGGAATATGATAGAGTTTGATTTGATAATGAGAGGGTTAAACATATCGGGGCAGATAATAATACCTGCCCCGAAAATCAAGCTTTTTGCACCTTCAACCTATTTTTCGCCGCGTTTTAAACCCCACATGTATGAAAATCCTGTGAGAAACAGGAGCGGTGCCAGGATCATCAACACAAATTCAGGTGAGAAAAACAAGAGTTGTTTTCCAGCTGTGAGAAAACCCAGTGCGATTCCACCAAGACCGATCAGTGTGCCACCAACGGTTACCCAATAAAAACACTTGCTCATATCACCATTTTTTACCGCCATGATGGGAATAAAAAAGATGGTCAGACCGGCAATGCTATGAAAGACAGGATAGACAATCTTGGCGAAAGTACCCATATCCATGATTTTACCCATACCAATCAGGATGAGGCCCAAAGCCATAACACCCAGATATAGTTTTTCTTTGTCTGGATAAAACCGGGCAACCAGTCCGCTGGCAAATGAAAATGGAATAAGCGTAGCAACAATCGCTACAAACTTACTTGTCCCACTACCGCCTCCCAATAAACCAAGTATGTTCCAACCCATAAAGATCAATAGTACACCCGAAACAAATAGGACTGCAAATGAAACCATATAGTAGTAATTAGCTATATGTTTGGTGGCTTCGTCTTTTTGTTGACCCATGAGTATCCAGATCGCATAAAGTGCAACCAATCCAGTTGCCAGTAAAACTGCTTGATCAAACAAATTCATTTCCATCTTTTCTCTCCTCTTCCTTTAAACCCGTTTTTTGAAATTCATGCGCTCTTTAACCAGTCACGCAATTATATTTGGTAAAATTTATCGACTACCAATACCCACCGAAAATGCGAATACTGCCAAGAGTAGTACCCCGGGGAAAATCGTATAGATTTGATCTTTGGTCAGGATCGGTTTTCCAGATTTAAGGAATGCCAGAGCCATCCCACCAATGGCAACCAATCCTGTTCCCACACTGATGCCTAAGTAGCCTGGGTTAACAGTACTCTGAAGAACCAAGACAAGGGGCATAATAAACAACACAAGACCCGTCAGCCCATGCAGCAGAATCTGAAATAACATGGCCGATTTCGCCTGATCTCGTAGTTTTTGGATCGCCAGGCCAGCATATAGAATTGAGACAAGGCTCCCATAAGCCAAATGGTAAGCCGGTAAAAAAACCGCTACCATGCCTATGGAAAATCCAAGGGGTAGTGTACTGGCTGCCAGAGCTGCAGTGGGATGTTCGATGATATCAACACCCATGAGCAGCATCAGTAAAGCGGACACTAAAAAGATACCGTACGAAAAAGTGTAGTATGTAATGGGTATGGTTCCACAATTTTCGATTCCGCTGACGATCTGAACGCCAGCCACGATAGCGACTAGCAATAAAATAATTCTATTAACATTAACCATAGGTTTTAACGCGCTCCCAGGATAACCACAAACATACTGGTCATCATAAATAGTGATGCATATTTAAAAAGGCCGAAATTAATCCTTTCCGAGGCTGTGAATATAGTACTTACTGCCAGTCCGAGCAAGCCTACAGCCAGCACAGCGATAAGTCTCAGATAGCCCGCTCCCAGATCCATCATAATTCCTGATAGCAACATACTGGTAGCTGCAATAAAGCTGGAAACGGAAATGATCACCCGGGTGATTCCCTCCCCGTAAGTTGAGGGGAAAGTTGGCACGCCGGCTGAAGCATAATCATCAGCATATTTAATGCTAAAAGTCAGTATGTGGGTCGGAATCCAGAACAATATCCCAAACATGAAGAAAATACCAACCGCATCAATACTGCCTACACCAAAGGCTCGTCCGGCCAGGATCGGCATCCCGCCTGATATACCACCCCAGACGATGGACCAGGCTGTTTTTCGTTTGAGCCAGATGGTATAGACCACCACATCGAAGAATAAGCCACCAAAAATAATCAGAGCATACAACAGATCCAGATAGGCAGCCCAAAATAAACCAATCGCTGAAAGACCCAGACCAACACCCCAGGCTTCACGAGGTTTAATCAGACCCATCGGAAGGGGACGGTGTTTTGTGCGGTTCATCTTGGCATCAATATCCCGATCCCAAACCATATTTAGTATGGTAGAACCACTCACGACCAAAAACAGACTGCCGATAACACTCAATATTGTGGTCAGATTATAGATTGGACACCTGGCTGAAACGTAACCGGTTAACCCGGTTAAAACCAGCAGGCCGGTCTGGAGACTTTTAATGAGGGGCCAGTAATGTTTATACTTGGTTAAGATAAATGTCATCTTTCTCTATTCATTGGAATTGATCTGCTTCAATTCAATATACATCCCGACCTGAAAGAAAAAAGCCTGCATAGATCTTTAGTCAAAACCTATGCAGACTGGATAGTTTGAGAATCTGGTAATTATGCTGTCAGGCACTGATCCATTGGACGCATGTCCAACCTCATTATTAAAAAATTCTCAACATTTTGCTTACTCGCTTTTGACGGAATCTGCTGGTGCAGCTTCCATTTCCACTACAGGATTCCGGGCACACCTAAACCCCAGGCTCATGCTGGTATGTTCGGGACCAGCACTATC from Candidatus Neomarinimicrobiota bacterium carries:
- a CDS encoding choice-of-anchor Q domain-containing protein — translated: MNRNILSLCVILVMSMTMSTNLIAATRTVGASGYDYTTVTAAISAASNGDIIDVYGTLTESNISVGKDLTIQGQGTETTIIQAHASAKTADYRVFTVFSGRTVTIKEMTIQNGYATIAEEGDIVEGGGINNSGTLTITNCVVSDNANDGSDDGTDADGGGIYNSGTLTIENCTVNGNHAGDGRNGGGIYNSGTLSLTNCTVNGNDFGAESDGNGGGIYNTSTLTTTNCTISGNSAADGGGIYNTSSLTITNCTLSQNIAGIDAGSGNGGGIYNSAGTVYIKNTLLADNSINEESADDFKNITGATVTDNGYNIVEVSAGYTFSATGDLTGEQASLNLNSTLADNTTLFGTKTLKTTSSSVAINAGSSSGANNGVDPPAHDQRGASRNGSTDIGAYEYHADDGSFPVKVTSLADDGGNDLVTLREAINGISAGGEFTFTVTGTITLTSELAINKNMTITGPGVDQLSVDGNDACRVFLIGTSTTNPSVTISDLTITNGNTATAANNDGAGVYNYSDSLTLENCTISESSADYGAGMYNNAEENAASPVLTNCTISGNTAAEDGGGMYNYSSSSSAASSPSLTNCTISDNSADSFGGGMFNCGSDATSSPNLTRCTITGNSAASGGGMYNDGSSEGVSSPSLTNCIISGNSASDDGGGMYNWAEEEEPEGDPEPGGHASPSLSSCTISGNKAGANGGGMYNYQSYSGTSSPDLTNCILWGNAATTAGNEVYNDSATPTYTYCDIEGSGGSGSWESAFGTNSGNNIDSDPKFETEPNPALAPQVVDDSDLLLTNGSPCLGTGSVPGSAPSNDRDTRSRPLPASASYVDMGAYEQYDTDASLPVTLCCFTCVVKNESIVLEWQTSVEIENQGFIISRRTSTTSWLEIASFTDNEKLEGHRSTTTSHDYRYCDSDVKEGVHYAYMLSDIDYRGTRLDHDNLIQEITFVNSEKLVRPNAFKLISIYPNPFNPSTTVSYELHEATKVHLSIYGITGKLVKTLAVGKQPAGYYDVRWNGLDDSGNHVGTGVYFARLQAGDFGQTIKMLYLK
- a CDS encoding FISUMP domain-containing protein, which encodes MIIDLEAGSGISTGEANAFTDAISSWVINSSYYDLVDREHTAEIIEEQKFQLTGLVNSTQLVELGNLMGLQYMITGNVRSDGENRTVSLKLLSIEKGSYTKSASETERIRVYYYKPNGEQHPYRHFLENNADKVMDSLLKIYSAEEVKPWAPTPLSHPFNKETGTLTDSRDGKVYKTTTIGEQTWMAENLNFKMEEGIRGTRYYAPKWNGRYYTWEAAQKACPDGWHVPSKEEFQELFNFISDEYGPMPTSDIAWYLKSQERWEKGKTGTDVFGFNAIPSGYQKDGDWNHLDEAAYYWTANSEGENDYVYSTMYYSYSSNRFSYGSTMVDPYSIGKMAKKFFVNFWELAQGHRWSRVRRHEHIYYCSVRCVKD
- a CDS encoding DUF2161 family putative PD-(D/E)XK-type phosphodiesterase: MQEVDLYPPLKKYLVKQGYQVKGEVQNCDVVAIREPKSIVVIELKLTLNLTVLLQAVDRIKITDTVYIGVPTGLAVLKKQRKKIVKLMRMLGLGLIVIDPKARVGNVDVLCDPGAYRPRQVSKQTKRLLGEFQQRVGDPNPGGSNSQRGLMTAYRQKALSIAEYLSQHDATKAAVVAQSLSEPKTRLILYNNVYGWFDRLGKGVYNLSPRGKDELPDWLARNR
- a CDS encoding helix-turn-helix transcriptional regulator, which encodes MRPKYDINNQLKLFRLKAGGLTQEQLAERVGTTRQTILSIERKRYTPSVGLALQISQVLGASVEELFALKEEDHAE